TACCGCTACGTGGCCGATGAACTTCAGGGGCTGTTCAACAGCCTGGATCTGCGCGGCCTGGTCTATGGCGCGGAGTTCGATGCGTCGGTGCTGGAAGTCATTGCCCTGGTGCCCACTTTGCGTCTGGCGCTGCGGGTTGGCGAGGAGCGTCATGGCCTGCCCAGGACAGTGCAACCCTACGAGCGCGTGTTGGCCGAAGGTGGAAAGGAACTCACGGACGCCGAGCGCAGCGATGACGATATCTTCATGCTCTGCACCGGCGGCACCACGGGGCTGCCCAAGGGGGTGATGTGGCCGCATAAATCCTTGTTCATGGGGGCCTTGGGCGGTGGCGGCTATTACTTCCGCCGGCCTCCCATCGAAAGGCCGGAGGAGCTGCTGCAGCTGGTGCCCAACGGCCCGGCGCTGGCCTATCTGGCGGCGGCACCGCTCATGCATGGCGCAGCCATGTGGGCCACCCTGATCAGCCTGTTTTCCGGGCATCCGGTCTATGTGAACGATCGCAAGAACTTTGATCCTGTACACATGCTGGACCTGATCGAGCATCACCAGATCAATGTGATGGCCGTGGTTGGCGATGCCATGGCCTTGCCCATCATCCAGACGCTGGAGAGCAACCCCGGGCGCTGGCCTCTCAAGTCACTGATGATCTTCGGCAATGGCGGTGCCGTGTTCTCGCGCCATCTGCAGGAGCGGCTGCTGGTGCAGCTGCCTCATCTGGTGCTCAACAACGGCATGGCCAGCTCCGAATCCGGAGTCTTGGGCGGAGGGGAGAAAACGCCCAAGGGCGAAGGCTTTATGCGCATCGCGCCGCGTCCCGACCTCAGCGTGATCTCCGAAGATCTGCGCATTCTCACGCAGCCAGGGGAGGAAGGCATTCTTTCGCGCCGGGGTCACATGCCCCTGGGCTATTACGGAGATCCCAAGAAAACGGCCGAGACCTTTGTGATGGTCGAGGGCAGCCGCTGGGTGTTGACAGGGGACAGGGCTCGCATCGACACCACGGGTGAATATGTGGTGCTGGGCCGTGGTTCGCAGTGCATCAACACAGGAGGCGAGAAGGTTTACCCCGAAGAGGTGGAGGAAACCGCGCGCCGCTACCCGCTGGTTCAGGATGTGGTGGTCGTGGGCCTTCCTGACGAACGCTGGGGTAGCAAGGTGGTGGCCGTGGTGCAGGTGCAGCAGGGCCACGAGTTCGATCTGCAGGAGTTCGAAAGGATCTGCCGCAGCAATCTGTCGGGCTACAAGCTGCCGCGCGCCGTGTATCTGGCCACTGAAGTCAAGCGCAGCCCGGCAGGCAAGGCGGATTACCGCTGGGCCAAGGCCTATGCGGCAGAGCATGAACCGCTGAGCGCCATAGAGGCCTGAGCCGGAGGAAAGAACAGTTACAGACAGCAGAAAGGATACCCTGTTCGTCGCGCCTGACGACGGGATTTAAAGGAGGCCTCGGCCTCCTTCTTTTTTATCTTCAGCGTGCCGCAGCGCAGATACGGCGCGCCGTCTTCTCGGACTTCAGCGCCACAAAGGCTTTGGCTTGCGTGTCATAGCGGTGTGCAATCACATACTGGCTGCAGCGATCCGAATAGCGCGCGCAGGCCTGCATGGCAATGCAAAGATGGGGCCCGTTCCCCCAGACCTTGGCGGGCGGCCGGTCGTAAATCCCTTCGTACAGCGTCTGCTCCTGCGCTTCCCCGTCATTCCATCTGGCCACGATTTCAGAAGAGAAATGGTCAAAGCCTGCGCTGCTGTAGCTTACTTCGTAGTCAATCGTGCCCAGCCTGGTGATGGAAGTGCGGCCCGTGACCTGCTTTTCCCAGGCAGCAGCTTCCTGCGCGCTGCAAGGCACGACGCAAAAGCCCAGCAGCATGAGCCACGTCTGAAGCAGGGTATGGAACTTGCGCAAATGCATGGGGTATGGACATGGAAGATGACGGGGTCACTATATCGCTGGCATCCGCATGGCGTGAACACGATCTGCTCAAGGCGCTTGGTCGAGGTGCCCGATCTCTGCGAAGGAGGCCGGGGAGGGGGGCTGCTCGCAAGCAGGGCGGGCCTGCCGGATCTGGTCCGTTTTTGGATGAGGAGGGGGTGAAAAACGAGCGCAGGCCTCAAGAGCCGGCTTGCTTCGAGGCCCGGTGGGGGGAGCGTCAGCGTTCAGCTTGCCCTCTGCTCGCTGCGCTTGAGCAAGCGGCCCGGCAATGCATCGGTGGCCATGCTGTCGCGGTAGGTGATCTGGCCGGACTTGATGGTGTAGCGATAGCCCTGCGCGCCTTGCAGGAAGCGCTTGCCGCCGGCGGGCAGGTCACGAACGATGTGCGGCGGCAGAATTTTGAGCGCTTGCAGATCGATGATGTTGAGATCCGCCAGCTTGCCGACCTGCAGGACTCCACGGTCGGCAAAGCCATAGAGCGAAGCCGGCCGCTGCGTCAGCATATGGACGGCCTGCTCGATGCTGAACAGGCCGCGCTTGCGCACCCATTCGGTGAGCAGAAAGGTCGTTGCGCTTCCGTCGCAGATGGTGCCCACATGGGCGCCGCCATCGCCCAAGGCGGGTACGGTGTGGGGATGGCCGAGCAGCTCGTGCAGAGCGCTGCAGTCATGGTCCAGATAATTGGCCATGGGCAGATAGACCAGCGCCTGGCCTTCATTGCCCAGCATGAAGTCATACATCCAATCCAGCGGTGGCTGGCCGGCTGCATCGGCCAGAGCCTGAACCGAATCGCCTTCTTGCGGCAGATAGTTGGGCTCTTGGTCGCACCAGGGGTACATGCCCGCAAAGTTCTGGCCGAAGTACTCCATGAACAAGTGGGGATTGCGGTCCTTCTCGCCGAGGATGGCGCTGCGCGTGCCTGGTCGGGACAGCTCTTTGATGCGTTCTGCCGGACTGAGCTGCGCCAGCGCTTCATAGCTGGGCTTGCAGGAAAAGGGGTTCAGGCTGCATTCGAACCCCATGAGTACGCCCACAGGGCGGTTGAGCACCTGGCCCATGATGCGCAGCCCGCCGGCATTGGCAGTTTCAATATGCTGTAGCAGCTCTCGGTGCAGTTGCGGGCGGTGCGGATACTGAAGCACGGTGAGCGTGCCGGCGCAGCCCGTGTCCTGACTGACGCGTGTGAGAATGCTGAATTCGTCCTCGATGTGCTCGAAGTCCGAGATCATCTGGAAGACGCTGTTCGGATAGCTCTTGAGCGAGAGTCCCAGCTCCAGCAACTCCTCGCCCACGGCCTGGTACATGGGGGTGAAGTCCCCCGACTTGGAGCGGTGGGCCATGGTGCGCGAGGTTGACAGACCAACGGCCCCGGCTGCCAGGCCGTGCTTGATCAGTTCCTGCATGGTGCTGATGTCCTCGGCATTGGCCTGCTCGCGCCGTATGGCGCGCTCGCCCATTGCATAGACGCGCAGCGGGCCGTGAGGCAGCAGGGCTGCGATATCGATGTCGTAGCGCCGCGCTGCCAAGGCTTGCAGATATTCAGGAAAGCTTTCCCAGTTCCAGGGCAGGCCTTCATGCAGCGCGGTGTCGGGGATGTCTTCCACGCCCTCCATGAGCGCAATCAGCGTGTCGCGGTCCTCGGGCCGGCAGGGGGCAAAGCCCACGCCGCAGTTGCCAATCACTGCGGTGGTCACGCCCTGCTGGGAACTTGGCCAAAGCCTTTCATCCCAGGTCGCCTGACCGTCAAAGTGGGTATGCACATCCACAAAGCCCGGCGTCACCAGCAATCCGTCTGCATCGATTTGCTGCGCGGCGGTGCCCAGGTCTTGGCCGATGGCGGCGATGCGCCCGTTGCGCACGCCGATGTCCGCGCGGTAAGCGGGGGCGCCGGTGCCGTCCACGATGCGGCCGTTACGGATCAGCAAGTCGAATTGCTGCATGTGTCAGTCTCCTTGAAGTTCTGGTGTACGGCAGAGCTCGCCGCCGTATTCCATTAAGAGGCAATCCGCACGCAAGGCCAATCGGGGTTAGGGAATCGTCCGTTGGGACGATGTGGGAGCGGCTGCCCATGACCACGATGCTCAAGGCGGCGCCGGGATGCGGCCGCCATCTCGTCCTGGCAGTGGCGCAGAGGTGTGAGCTGCGGCGTGATGCAAAAAACCAAGAAGACAATGACAAACAAAAATCATCAGAACCCATCAAGGGTGTATGTGCTGGCACTGCTGACGGCCTTGTCTGCCCTGACCTTCATGGACCGGCAGATCCTGGCTGTGCTGCTGCAGCCCATCAAGCAGGAGTTCGGCTTCTCGGACCTGCAGATCGGCCTGATCACCGGACTCGGTTTTGCGCTGACGTTCGCAGTGCTGGGCATTCCACTGGGACGTCTGGCAGACAGACAAGAGCGCCGCAGCCTGATTGCCTGGTGCCGTGGCGTTGGTGGCAGCGTTGCGGCGCTGGGCGCCCTGGCCACTGGTTCGGGTGGACTGACTGCATCGCGCGCCGGTGCCGCATTGGGGGATGCCGGTGGCGGCGCTGCGTCCATGTCCATGCTGGCTGATCTGTACAAGCCCCATGAGCGCTCGCGTGCCATGAGTGTTTTTGGTGTCGGCAATGCGATGGGCGCCTTGCTGGCTTTGCTTTTGGGGCCGTTGTTTGCCGAGTTGTGGGGTTGGCGTGTGACCATGGTCATCATCGGTGTGGCCATCATGGTCTTGTCCCTGGTGCTGCGCCTGAGCATCAGCGAACCCGTTCGTACCATCCCGCAGGTGATCTCCGACCCGCAGGACGGCCGGCAGCAGACCAGGTCTGCCGTTGCCTTGATATGGAGAGAGCCCGTGACCCGATTTCTAATCGTGGGCGCTGCTTGTGTCCTGATCGCGGGAATCTCGATCGGCTCCTGGAATGTGGCCTTGCTTGCGCGGCGTTTCGATCTCAGTCTCAAGCAGGCAGGGACAATTTCTGCAGGGGCCGCTGTGCTCTCGGTCTCGGGCAGCCTCTTCTCTGGCTGGTTGACGGACCGGCTGGCGCGCAGCGATGTGCGCTGGCAGATTCGCATCCCCGTGATCGGCACCAGCCTGGCCATGGTGCTGGGTTTCGGCTATCTGCTGGTGGGCTCGGACATGTTCATGTTGTCCATGGCCTGCATGTTGATTTATTCGTTCTTTACCGCCTGGTGGGCTCCGGCCACCTACGCTGCCCTGAGCCTGGTCGTGCCGACCGAGCGGCGCGCCACGGCCAGCGCCATGGTGCTGATGGCCGGAGCCCTGCTGGGCAACGGAGTGGGGCCTATCGTGGCTGGCTGGCTCAGTGATGTGCTCAACACCGTTGCGCCCGGCGAAGGCCTGCGCTATGCGATGGCGATCATGATGTGCACACTGATGCCGGCGGTGTGGGCGTTTTACCGTGCTCTGCAGCATTACCCCGGCGCCTATCGCAAGGCTCACGCCCCCGTGGTCGCTGCCGCATGAAGGCGGAAAAAGTGACCGAGAAGGATTCTTGCGTCGTCTGGAAGATGATCTATCTGGCGCGGCGCAACCCGGCGCTGCGCCCAGAGGAGTTCGCGCGGGCCTGGCGCGAGCATTCCGCGCTGGGTCGTCTGTGTCGCAACGTGGGCCAGCGCGTCAAGGCCGTGGCACAGTGCTCACGACATCTACAGACAGATGCCGCAGAACTGAGCAAGGACTATGACGGCGTCAACCTCATGGTGCTGGCCGAGCGCGAAGCAGGCTCTGCGATCTGGAGCGACCCCGAAACCCTGGCCATCATGCGCCCCGACGAGCCGCGCGTGTTTGCCGACTATGTGCGCAATTTCTCGCTGCTATGCCGTCAGCAGGTGTTGCGTGGCAGCCTGTGTGTAGATGTCTTGCCGCAGCAGAAGCAAGTCATGTTGATCGGCTTTTTGCAGCGCAGCGACGTCTGGCGCGGAGCTGCGGCCTTGCCGGAGATTTGTCCACCGCAGTGGCAAAGCCTTGCCCTGGGCCTGGCCAGCCGCATTGTCTGCAACACCATCGATGAGCAGCCACCTTCTGGCTATGGCTACCGCCATGTGGTCGAGTGGTGGTTTGACTCGGTGGAGCAGGCGCAGGCGGCAGCGGCTTCACTCGATGTCTCGGCCCGTGCGCAGGACGGCGAGTTTGGCTGGGGCGAACATGTCTTCATGCTGACGGAGGTGACGCATGCCAGACCTTGAGGACTTGAAAAGATGGTAGCTGCTTGCGCTTTATGAATAAGGAATTCAATATGTTTTGTATTGAATTTCCATGGAAATAAAGCGCTGGAAGCTATGGTTTTCAAGGAGAGGCCCTCACCCCGATAAAAAAGGCCCATGCAAGCGCATGGACCTTTGGCCTTGGAGGTTCTCGGGATCAGGCCGTCGCTTCCTCGGCTTCCTGCGTATAGGCCACCATTCCGCGAGGAATGTACCTGCCTTCGCACTGGTCCAGATACTCGGCCGCCTTGGTGCGGGGGTTGTAGAACTGCTTGTACCAGATGCGGGCCTTGAGGAAGGCGCCGTCGCTGGGGATAAACAGCGGGTTCAGGCAGGGCGCCTTCTGAGACCAGACTTCGAAGTCCTGGGCAAAGGCCAGGCGGCTGGACTCCTGGTACTGTTTGGCCGCGATTTCATCCGCCTTGGTGGGCAGGCCGCCGTGTGCAGTCTTGACCAGCAGGTTGTGCCAGACCTTGATCCTGCCGTCCTCGATGGGGGTATGCATGATCATCATGAAGGAGTTGAACATGCCGCTGACCTTGGCGACCAGGATGGCGGGGCCGTGGTACCAGGTGTCTGTGTGCAGATCGGCGCTGGCACCGCCTTCGCCCACCAGGGTGCGGTGACCGCCGCACTGGCGCTGGATGGCGTTGTGGCCCTTGAATTCGTTCTCGAAGCGCGCCACGGTGGAGCCGTGGATGGGGCTCAGATGACCATAGTCGGCAATATTGTCCACGACCTCCATGGGGTGCTGGTTCAGCTCGCCCAGGTAATCCCATTGGCCGTTGACATAGGTCTCGTCATGCCAGTCGCCAAAAGTGGGCAGATCGTAGTCGGGCTCGCCGCCTTCGGGATCGAACCAGACCCAGATGGCTCCGTACTGCTCGACAACCTTCCAGCTCTTGACTGCGGCCGCGGCCGGAATGGCTCCGTCGTGATAGGGGATGTGGTTGCACTTGCCGTCCGCGCCGAAGCGCCAGCCGTGATAGGGGCAGCGGATTCCGTCGCCTTCCACATTGCTGCCGCCGCCATCGATCACCACATAG
This region of Comamonas thiooxydans genomic DNA includes:
- a CDS encoding AMP-binding protein, producing MTRTFNLADIFELVVQAVPDRIAFGCGRQKLSFKQLDERANQLGNALRARGIGRGDNVGIQLYNCAEYLEAFFACSKIGAVPVNVNYRYVADELQGLFNSLDLRGLVYGAEFDASVLEVIALVPTLRLALRVGEERHGLPRTVQPYERVLAEGGKELTDAERSDDDIFMLCTGGTTGLPKGVMWPHKSLFMGALGGGGYYFRRPPIERPEELLQLVPNGPALAYLAAAPLMHGAAMWATLISLFSGHPVYVNDRKNFDPVHMLDLIEHHQINVMAVVGDAMALPIIQTLESNPGRWPLKSLMIFGNGGAVFSRHLQERLLVQLPHLVLNNGMASSESGVLGGGEKTPKGEGFMRIAPRPDLSVISEDLRILTQPGEEGILSRRGHMPLGYYGDPKKTAETFVMVEGSRWVLTGDRARIDTTGEYVVLGRGSQCINTGGEKVYPEEVEETARRYPLVQDVVVVGLPDERWGSKVVAVVQVQQGHEFDLQEFERICRSNLSGYKLPRAVYLATEVKRSPAGKADYRWAKAYAAEHEPLSAIEA
- a CDS encoding amidohydrolase family protein, encoding MQQFDLLIRNGRIVDGTGAPAYRADIGVRNGRIAAIGQDLGTAAQQIDADGLLVTPGFVDVHTHFDGQATWDERLWPSSQQGVTTAVIGNCGVGFAPCRPEDRDTLIALMEGVEDIPDTALHEGLPWNWESFPEYLQALAARRYDIDIAALLPHGPLRVYAMGERAIRREQANAEDISTMQELIKHGLAAGAVGLSTSRTMAHRSKSGDFTPMYQAVGEELLELGLSLKSYPNSVFQMISDFEHIEDEFSILTRVSQDTGCAGTLTVLQYPHRPQLHRELLQHIETANAGGLRIMGQVLNRPVGVLMGFECSLNPFSCKPSYEALAQLSPAERIKELSRPGTRSAILGEKDRNPHLFMEYFGQNFAGMYPWCDQEPNYLPQEGDSVQALADAAGQPPLDWMYDFMLGNEGQALVYLPMANYLDHDCSALHELLGHPHTVPALGDGGAHVGTICDGSATTFLLTEWVRKRGLFSIEQAVHMLTQRPASLYGFADRGVLQVGKLADLNIIDLQALKILPPHIVRDLPAGGKRFLQGAQGYRYTIKSGQITYRDSMATDALPGRLLKRSEQRAS
- a CDS encoding MFS transporter; translation: MTNKNHQNPSRVYVLALLTALSALTFMDRQILAVLLQPIKQEFGFSDLQIGLITGLGFALTFAVLGIPLGRLADRQERRSLIAWCRGVGGSVAALGALATGSGGLTASRAGAALGDAGGGAASMSMLADLYKPHERSRAMSVFGVGNAMGALLALLLGPLFAELWGWRVTMVIIGVAIMVLSLVLRLSISEPVRTIPQVISDPQDGRQQTRSAVALIWREPVTRFLIVGAACVLIAGISIGSWNVALLARRFDLSLKQAGTISAGAAVLSVSGSLFSGWLTDRLARSDVRWQIRIPVIGTSLAMVLGFGYLLVGSDMFMLSMACMLIYSFFTAWWAPATYAALSLVVPTERRATASAMVLMAGALLGNGVGPIVAGWLSDVLNTVAPGEGLRYAMAIMMCTLMPAVWAFYRALQHYPGAYRKAHAPVVAAA
- a CDS encoding EthD domain-containing protein — encoded protein: MKAEKVTEKDSCVVWKMIYLARRNPALRPEEFARAWREHSALGRLCRNVGQRVKAVAQCSRHLQTDAAELSKDYDGVNLMVLAEREAGSAIWSDPETLAIMRPDEPRVFADYVRNFSLLCRQQVLRGSLCVDVLPQQKQVMLIGFLQRSDVWRGAAALPEICPPQWQSLALGLASRIVCNTIDEQPPSGYGYRHVVEWWFDSVEQAQAAAASLDVSARAQDGEFGWGEHVFMLTEVTHARP
- a CDS encoding Rieske 2Fe-2S domain-containing protein, encoding MATTKDYRLGEFTYPRGWFMISEAKALDTHKPVAVRFFGQDFALYRGRESGKVVLLDAYCPHMKTHLAAPNATSYVVIDGGGSNVEGDGIRCPYHGWRFGADGKCNHIPYHDGAIPAAAAVKSWKVVEQYGAIWVWFDPEGGEPDYDLPTFGDWHDETYVNGQWDYLGELNQHPMEVVDNIADYGHLSPIHGSTVARFENEFKGHNAIQRQCGGHRTLVGEGGASADLHTDTWYHGPAILVAKVSGMFNSFMMIMHTPIEDGRIKVWHNLLVKTAHGGLPTKADEIAAKQYQESSRLAFAQDFEVWSQKAPCLNPLFIPSDGAFLKARIWYKQFYNPRTKAAEYLDQCEGRYIPRGMVAYTQEAEEATA